In the Bos mutus isolate GX-2022 chromosome 10, NWIPB_WYAK_1.1, whole genome shotgun sequence genome, GAGGGGCGATCTAAGGGACGTGGATTTTCATGGAGCAGAACAGACAGAACTGGGGAGCACCCTAGGGCACCCTCGGGACACTGCGGTAAGTCTCCCTCTCCTTGGACCCTTAGGAATGTGATCGAGGATGCTGGCCCTGAGGCTGCTCAACGTGGTGGCCCCCGCCTACTTCCTGTGCATCGCCCTGGTGACCTTGGTGCTGCAGCTCTTCCTGTTTCTGCCCCGCATGCGTGAGGACCCCACGGCCGCCCGCCTCTTCTCGCCCGCCCTGCTCCACGGGGCGCTCTTCCTGTTCCTCTCCGCCAACGCCCTGGGCAACTATGTCCTGGTCATCCAGAACTCCCCGGACGACCTGGATGCCTGCCAGGGGGCTGAGGCCAGGAGGGCCCTGTGCCCCCCGCCCAGCACCCACTTCTGCCGCGTGTGCGCCAGAGTCACCCTGAGGCACGACCACCACTGTTTCTTCACCGGCAACTGCATCGGAAGCAGGAACATGCGAAACTTCATCCTGTTCTGCCTCTACACCTCGCTGGCTTGCCTCTACTCCATGGTGGCCGGCGTGGCCTACATCTCCGCGGTCCTGTCCATCTCCTTCGCCCACCCCCTGGCCTTCCTCACGCTCCTTCCCACCTCCATCAGCCAGTTCTTCTCTGGTGAGTgggccttggcaggcaggttgggCCCTACATGGACACCTTCCACCTCAACCCTACATTTGCCAGGTTTAGCAAATAATATACAGGATGACCAGTTACACTGTAATTTCAGATAAAACAATGCTTAACTTTTCATTACAAGTATTTCCCGAATATTGCAGGGGATACATTCAtactagtttttttgtttgttgtttgttttgttttgttatcaaTTTGAAATTTAAACTAACAGGGCATCTATGTCACCTGGCAACCTCTCTCTCCACCCCCATCCTCATTCATTATCTCATTGGGTGCCACTGTCCATGCGCTCATAGAACTGTGGCCATCCAGGTAATACATCTGCTCTGTAGCAGGCAGGGCTGAGTGCTGGCAATCCCTCCATGCAGCCTGGAGGTAGCCCCACGCTATGACCTTCCTCTGCCTGGACGCCAGTCCGGCTCACTCATTCCTCCAAGGACTTTGGCCTCTAAAGATCTTGCCAACCAACTACAGGAGGGTTGACCAGGGTGCTGGGCCAGTCCTGCCCTTCTACCCATTATATTTGACCCCACCAGGTTGTTCTCCGGTCTACAGATGGCTCAGAGCAAAGAGCACCCTGGTTGGAGTTGTAGTCATATTTAATGACTCCATCTTCACACCAGTGTCATGGGACTGGCGGGGCATCTGACCCTCCAGGAGGCTCTTACACCTGTAGGAGTCAGGTGTGTGTGGGCCCTCACACTGGGGTCAGCTAGGCACCCTGGTGAGGGCTGTACCTTGTAAAGTGTACCCCAAGGAGACTGGGGTATCAAGGCCCAAAGGGACCTGGCCCCTGGTGGCAGTTCTTACCACCTTACCTGGCCTTGAAATCTGCCCTGACCTCATTTCCTTCACTTCGCCCACCCTGGCCCTGACTGTCTTGGTTCTTACAATcagtagcatatatatatatatatatagacaggtAGCCGTGTGTGTATGATGTTATTTCCGTTTCTCatgaagaaacagactcagatggGATCAAATGGCTGTCCAGTATCTTTATTTACGAATGACAGCCTCTGGCCTGCCTCCCAGGTCTTTATAGACAACACACAACAGCTCAGGACAAATGGTTTGTGTCCTCCCCCACTGACCTTTCAGGGACAAAGAAAGACAGAATACAGCTACTTCCACTGAGAACCCCAAATGGTTGTGGTATGTCTGGGCTGGATGCTCATATGAAATTCTGCTCTACTCTGGGGAAGCAGCATCTTGGTCTTTCGTTGGGGCTGTAGCCCAGTCCTTAGACAGAGAACTTGGTGCCATTTGGCAGTGGGAACACAGAGGCCCAGGAAGGACTCAGCAATGAGGGCTGTCTTGAGGGCTGGTGGTTGAGTTGGGCCCAGAACTCAGAGCTCTCGGGGCCTTCTGGACCCAGGCGGGCGCCAGCATGGGAGGCTGCCGGGGACTGAAATAAccaggctgggggagggcaggtGGGTGGGTTAGGGGGTGGAGTGTGAGCACAGcaggtggaggaaggaggagagccaGAGAGCCTGATAACACTTCCTTTTCCAAGTAGTCTTATTCACATAAAAATGGATGCTTCCTAAGGGAGGATGTTGAAATGGTTTGATTTGAGATAAGCCTGGCCTTGAGGACTGTCCATATGTGCTAGGTTTGGGAGACAGGAAAGTAAGGAAGAGAGACCTCTTGCTTTAATCTGATGGGGAAACAGAGCCAGTCAGTCCCTTTCTTGGGGCCCAGATCCTGGTTCCAGCAGAAGAATAAGCCCCACTATCTTTTACCTCCTCGCCAGACCCCCTAGTAAAGGAGGCCTCGATTTCTAATCTCCAACTGTCTCATCTCACCTTCCTCCTTTGCCAGGCTTTCATCtttccccttggagaagggaatggcaacccactccagtactcttgcctggagaatcccatggatagaggagcctggcaggctacagaccacggggttgcaaagaagtcagacatgactgagcgactaacacacacccacacacacacacacacacatctttcccCTTGCCAGCCTTTctctcccctgcccttacacacaccTCCCCTATTCAGCTTCTCCCTCACTTCTTAACACAAATGGTTGAGGCTCCCCCCGACTTCTCATCTGCTCAGGAAGCTGGGTGGATAGGAGGGTGTTAAAAGGAACAAAGTTGCCCAGGCTGACCTGTCCTCAACTGTGGGGCTGCTCCTAAAGCAGATCTGCCACCAGAGTATGGGATGGCTGCGAATGTGGGCCCTGGGGGCGAAAACTGGGATGGGTCTTCAGATGGCTACTGCCCACACACCCTCAGTTGGTGCCAGAGAAGGACTGGCCAGTGACATTTTTAGAAGTTGTTCTTTCTTTTGGCTTTATGGGACCACGCAGGTTgtgtcacctctctgagcctcattcttctcatctgagaaatggaggtgatgccatctgacctgTGTTCATGGCACTTGGAAAACTATGCCAGTGTGGTAGGTGCCAAAAAAATCCAGTGGACAAATAAAAAGGTTAATGTTTGTTGGGCAAACTGTATGTGCTACTCACCATGCAGATCTTATTTCAGCCTATCCTCAGGACAAGTCTGTAAGATAAGTATTATTATATAATTCTTAAAGACTCAGCAACCAAAGGTTAACGAGGATAAGTTGCTTTGGAACACACAGTATCAAACCCAAGATTTGGACTCAGGGCTCCTAGCATCCAGAGCCCATATTCTTCCTACCATACTGCTTTCCTGGGGCTGCCCCTCTGAAGTTGCTTCTTGATGATTGAGCCACTTTGGGAGGGAGGGAGCTTCTTATCCCTGGATGGATGTTAAAGATCTGGGTGACGTTCTGTCAAAGGTGCTTGGTGGGAAACCGGGCTGGAGAGACTGGATGGTGTGACCGTTTCAACCCATTAGGAAAATTCTGTGATTTTCTAAAAGGAGCAGAGCTATTATTAAATAGTTCAGAGGAGCTGAGGCGGCCAGGCTAGGCATCTTCAAACATTTTGAGAGAAAACAGATCCCCAGAATAGCCTTTTATAGCTGCTGCAAGGGGCCAAGGCAAGGCCACAAGGTCTTTTCTGTATGCCTTGATTTGTGTCAGAAAAAAAGCCTGTGGAAAACAGCTTCCGTCAGCCCAGGCTTGTCCCTGAGGCTGCGTTGCAAGGCAGGCTTGTGGTTGACAGCTCTGATGTTCGCACATCCCAGCTTGCAGGCCCTCTTTGCCTGTCAGCATTCCTGCACCCCAGAGGGCACCGTGGTCCCAGGGTCCTTCATCCTACACGTGGCTGCCTGAGCTAACCTGACGAGGAAGAAGTGGGTCAGAGGCATGGCACAGCCCAAAGTGAGCCTATTCCACTGCTGTTCCCTGCTCCCAGTGCAAGCCAGCTGGACTGAGCGTCCCATCCCTTGGGCAGTGGGACTTATCTGTCCCCAAGTTTGCCAAGAGAAACTTGCTATCAAATCTCCTAGGGCTGAGGGCAAGACAGGGATGCTAATGAGCAAACCTGAGTCATATCCACATCCTCTTGGTTGCTGGGTCCAGCATTGCTCAGATTGGAAAAGTTTTAAAAGCCCAGCCCTCAGGAATCTGGAAATGGAAGCTAGGGGAGATGAGAAGAGGTCCTTGGGGGTCAGGGGAAACTGGAGAAGGGAGGTATATGGTTGAGATTTGCAGGGATGAGTAGGTTGTAAGGTGGGGTCTCTGGCAGGCACTTGCATCTCACTGGAGGGAGTGGTGGTGAGCTTGCCCTGCAGGAGAGAGGGGCTGAGGAGGGCTTTTGAGTTCTCTGCTAGGCCCACTGCCCTGATGGCTGGGCAGGTGGAGGCTGCCAAAGTTGTAAATCAGCCAGGTCTCCAAGCCCtggaaaggagaaggagaaagctTGATGGTCTTAGGAGTTAAACTTGAGCCTCTTTTGGAGGTAATCTCCTTATCTGTGAAGGATGCTGAGCAGGGAGGGCTGAGCTGAGTGTGAACCAGAATGCTGGCCACTGGGCACACAGTGTCCCTGAATGATGCAACCCTGTGGAATTATTGCTATTCTATCCACTTTACATTATGAGCAAACTgcaactcagagaggttaagaaacttgtgaAAGGCCACAGAGCTGGGAGATTCAAACTTAGCAAGGACCGACCACTCCAGCTCGGAAGGAGAATGGTGAATCACTTACTCAGTGGATGTTTAAGCCAGTCATGCAGAGTGCTGATTTAGAGGGGTTTAATGGAGGTTCAGCTCAAGGCAGGGGGCTAGACTGACAACCTTGGGGGCCTTTTCCAGCCTTAGCAAGCTCTGATAGGACAGCTCTGGTCGAAAGTTCCAGTGGCCATACTGTCCTCTTTTTAACATTGATAATTGAATTATCCTCTGCACTGCCCTGAAGCTCGTGACTTCTTCTTGATGACGAGGCCCTGTTCTCCATCATGCTGTCACTTTCCTGAATCCTCCCAGCCAGTGCTCACAGCTCCGAAGTCAGCAGGCTTTGCAGTCCAGACAGTTGCCCAAGCACCATCTCCCTGTCCAGGGTCTTCAGCTCACCCTTCTCTCCTTCTGAGAAAACCCCCTTCTCCCTGTTTCTAGCCCCCAAAGAGAAGGCAGAGAGACAGATGGGAAGCACTGACCCTGAGCAAAGGTTAGCATCTAGGCACTGCCCATAGgagtttcctttccttctcccccaCGTCCCCAGCGCTCCTCTCTCGCCTCAGAAGCCATCAGCACTAAGAAAAAGTTAGGACAACTAGTCCTCTCCCTCGCCACAGCGCTGAGACTGCTACAAAATGTAGTTTCAGTCTCATTCATCTCCCTCTCTCCGGAGCGGAAAGCGCCTGCCTGGATCGCAGTCTCCTACGTGGCCAGAATGTAAAGTGAGTCTGGTGTTTCCCCGCCCTCTGCAGGAGCTGTCCTCGGTTCTGAAATTTGTTTTCCCCGCCCTCTGCAGGAGCTGTCCTCGGTTCTGAAATGTTCGTCATCCTCATGCTTTATCTCTGGTTTGCCATTGGCCTGGCCTGCGCTGGCTTCTGCTGCCATCAGCTGCTGTTGATTCTCCGGGGGCAGACCCGCCACCAGGTGCGGAAGGGGGTGGCGGTGAGGTCCCGGCCTTGGCGCAAGAACTTACAGGAGGTCTTCGGGAAGAGGTGGCTGTTGGGCCTGCTGGTCCCCATGTTCAATGTTGGAAACGAGAGCTGCAAGCAGCGGGACAAGTAGCAGGTGCTCCCATCACTcctctgcgtgtgtgtgtctgtcttgaCTCCTTGTGAACATGAGACCACAGCACCCCGTCTCCACCCATGACCCACTACAACTTTGGACTGGTAAGGTCCTAGCATCCATCCCTGGTCTATAACACCAGAGAACTGTGTTGGTTCTCAAGGAGGAAAGATGGCCACCCAGGCATTGCTAGGCTCCCCCATGAGCCAGCCTGGTGGCTGATTACTGCTCAGAGGcctctgtttttgtttccatCCCTTGGGTGCCTGCTTTCCCCCTCTGCCTGGTCCATACACTCTCTACCAAGTCTCTTGTCATCATTGCTATCCGCTAGAGCTTTTCCTTTCAACCCTAGACTAGGAGTGGGGAGCGGATTCTTACTGCTGGTATGATGCTCCCTAAAGGCCTGAAATCTGGCAAAAATGTTTAGAATGACCACGGGTGAGAGGCAGCCAAGTCAGCTCTGCCAACTGCTAGTGAGGTTGGGAAAGGAGGATCGTGTGTCCTCGTCTCTGTGGAACTGTGGAcagtggaaggaaaaaagaactcaGTAGCTTGCTGCCCAGCCCCCAAGTTGCAAGGCCTTTTCTCTGGGAGATAGAAGCCAACAGCCTGAGATTTTCCAGCTGCTGTCTCCTGTCCTCCCCACCCGAGCTGGGCCCCCCAGCCCAGTCCAGGACCTGGCTGGATGCTTCTTTTCCCTGGCACTCTTCCAGCCTTTGCCATTGGTCTCCAAACTCCAGGTCTTCCATAGATGATAGGAAgacaagggagaagggaagggagataCTGATGAATGAGAGAGGTGTGTGACTACACAGCCACATAGATGAGGGCACGtgtacatgtctgtgtgtgtgtggggtggctGGTGGTGAGGAATGTTGTTACGAAAATAGAGTCAGAATAGGAGGAGAGAGGGTCACGCAGAGATTGGGCACTGGAATATTTTAGGACTGAGAATGAGGGTTGCAAATGGGCTTATTTCTGAAGGACATTCTAGCAGCTAAAGCTGCTCAATGTTTGAATGGTTGCCTGGGGATATAATGAGTGTCCCACAACTGGAGGTATTCCAGAAGGGACTGGGCAGTCATCTAATAGGTGTGCTGTGGAAGGAATTTCTGCTCAGGGCCAGGGAAAGGAAGCTCCTTTCCACCCCACGACTCCAGTGTCCTCTTCCTGAGCACAAAAGGACCCCTTGCCAGGTCAGGAGGCAAGGCGTGCTGCAGAGATGCCTGGGAGTTATTTGCTTTCATAGAGGATGAGGCAGGTAGGGAGGGGTCTGAAAATCATGATGCAAACTTTCAGGACCACTGGGTATTAATGCTAGTTGAGGGTGTCAGCATTTGAGATCAGGGGCATGGAGCCATTTCCGGAGCAGGTTGGGGCAGTGGTGGGGAAAGCAAAGCTGGAAGGGGATGCTCAACTCCgaggagggagacaggaagaGTTGAGGCTCAAGAAGGGGGGAGCAGAATATAGGGGTGCAAATAGGAGACCAACCCTGACTGACTCGGGATGAAGGCGCTGCTGTGCGTTCCGGGGCCCAGATGACCAGACCCCTGGGTTATATGAGGGAGTGGAGACAACACAAATGATCCCTCCTGACTGGGTCCCAAGGCCGTTCTGCCATCCAGCCTGCTGAAGCCCAGACTCTGCAGCGTCCAGCTGGTGGTCACAGCGACCCTGACCATGGCTGCACAACACCTCACAACACCTTGAGCTCTTGAGCAGAGCTTGGGAAGTTTCTGCCTTCATGCCTCCAGAGAACTGATGTAGTAACAGTGCCTCCCGCTCATACTTCTCCCTCTtatattcatgcattcattcatgcCTCCTgctgtatttattgagcaccaactatGTGCCAAGTCTCTAT is a window encoding:
- the ZDHHC22 gene encoding palmitoyltransferase ZDHHC22, translated to MLALRLLNVVAPAYFLCIALVTLVLQLFLFLPRMREDPTAARLFSPALLHGALFLFLSANALGNYVLVIQNSPDDLDACQGAEARRALCPPPSTHFCRVCARVTLRHDHHCFFTGNCIGSRNMRNFILFCLYTSLACLYSMVAGVAYISAVLSISFAHPLAFLTLLPTSISQFFSGAVLGSEMFVILMLYLWFAIGLACAGFCCHQLLLILRGQTRHQVRKGVAVRSRPWRKNLQEVFGKRWLLGLLVPMFNVGNESCKQRDK